The following nucleotide sequence is from Mangifera indica cultivar Alphonso chromosome 1, CATAS_Mindica_2.1, whole genome shotgun sequence.
ACTACTGCATGTTCCATTGCTGAAATATAGATGAACAACATTTcagcatttttcttttttatttattcttctcTATTTCAATCCTATAATGAAGCACTTTTAAGGCATAGGAAAATATATGTCATACTCTGTAGTAAATCTTGAGCTGTTGAAAGTTGAAGGAGTGTCAAGATGAGGATTGCATCCAAAGAATCTGAAGGAGCAAAGACATTAGCCCTGAATTATTGGCTGTATATTCTGGAAAAGAATCTATATAGATCTTAACTCATTCATGGGAAAACAATATGTATATGACTACTTACAATGTTTTCAAATGTGGAAGCAGGATGAGAGATTCTGGAAGACTCCCATTAAAATCATTGTGACTCAGGTCCCTGataattagatttaaatcaatcaataaaaaatataaataaaaatttagatcaacaaattatatataaatccatGCTTCCTAACTTGCAGGTTGCAGTTTAAGTGATGGATGATTAAAAAGATcctaaaatattaatcttataaGGCAATGCAAATCAAGTTGTCTCTAAACTGCACTCAATCAGGATAATTTGATTACAGCATTTGGTGAAGTTTATAAGCTGGCATTTGATGGCTAACAGGTTAAAAATGAGTTTGAGAATTACACTGATCTCAGGACAGAGGATGCTGGAAATCGTGGGATCCCATTTGTAAATTCATTGTAGCTCAGATtcctacaaaataaaaacagGTAATAGATAATGAATTGAGTTAGCGTTTGTCCTGAGGGAGAAAGAAATGGAAATAATAGCAACATTAACAACAACAGAGAAGCCAGCACTGGTGGAACCATACAATTTTTCTAGATGAACCAGCTCAGTGATACTGGGAGGAAAGACTCCTTGAAGTTTTCTTGAAGGAAGATTTCTGCAAACAAATTAATACCTAATTCAGATATTAATCTcgaataaagaaacaaaaaaagaacTGCATATGAACTTACAACTCGGTGATGACAGAGGAGCCATTAATGGAGTTGCAAGTAAGGCCTTCCCATGGAATAGGAAGACAAGGGTCACCTGACCAAATCTCCCACATTTCCATTTTTTCGTTGTCCATCTTTAATTCATCTCTCACTTTCACTATCACATTCACTGAAGACAAAGCAAGTCAAAACAACAGAATGAAAGACATATTCAAGATTGCACACAACAACAAAAGCATTAAACCATTACCATCCTCTTCGTTAGTCCCTTGAACCAATGCACGCATCTGTAAGATCTCATAGGCATTACAAATGGGTCCAAACTCAGACCCATTCGGGACTTTAACTAAGGTCAAGTTAAGATACCCATTTGCAGTGACATTTAAAACAACTTTTGCATAGTTGGAACCACCGGCCAAAATGTCAAACTTGCCTTGTTTCTTCTGCTTGTTGATGTAAATATCAAACATCCTTTGGCCTGAATTCTTAACAGAGTCATTGAGCTCAAGAAAGTAGAGGTTGATGGTGTAGTTGTACTCCCCCAAGTCAAGGTCAGTTTGGAGGAATGTCAAATGATCGGAGCTGGTGTTTAAAGCTGTTTGTAGAACTTGGAAAGGCACTGTAACTGTACTAGCATTGCCGAAAATAATGGTGTTGGAGGATATGCTAGAGGTCGTTGGATCAGAATTTAACTTTGGAATCCAAATTCTGTCATAAGGGTCATCAGGGTACCTGAAAAGgcatgtcaatttttaaaattgtcaaaGTAATAAGAAAAAGGATTTCTAATAAATTTCGAATGAAGCAATTTAGTTGTAATAAGCTTAGACATTCTAGAGTATATTTTACTGTAACTGTAGGTATAATTGAACAGTTATCTTGTATTAAGATAGAAAATTTGTTGGCTAATACAAATTTTCGATCTTGAATAAGGAATGACGGTTATGTAATAAAAGTAgttgattcaaattttgatcTTTGCACTTGGAGATTTGGCGGTGAAATTAGTATTCCTTAAGAACTGATCTTCCTTTTATGCTCTTAGAGAAACTTCATTAATGAAGATAAAATCGTTTCCTTCTCTCTTAGTTTTAGTGCTCTTGTTTTTCTCTAACTATATATGCAATTGCAATAGAAGCAAgctattataaaattataactgtGCTGCAGCAGTAATCTGATTTAAACTATAGCAATGTCTCTAAGATTTTAGTCACTttataatgaagaaaaatttgatcattttcaatatttttgttcCTTAATGTCTTAAAAGAAAGTAGAGAAAATATACCTGTTCTCCTTATCACTTCTGCCCAGATCAAATCTACCAACAACTTTCAGAATACTAGAAGATTGCCCATTTAAGTACTCTGTCTCATTCAAAGGCCTCAATTCAAGCAGTGAAATGTAAAGATTCCCCTTATTTTTCACTAAGCAGAAGTTAGTTTGGTCATCAACAGCTCTAAAAATTCCCTCCACCACCGAGTCCTCAGAAGAGTTCACCACACTTAAGGGTGTGACACCAAACCAAACATTGATAGATGATCCCAGAGGTGTCCCTTCTCTATCCCCATAAAGAAATGTGCCCCTTATCAGATACACTTGATCTTTATTTGTTGTAAAATTGTAACATCTCTTCCCTGTACTGATGTTGAAAGCACGAACTTTATCATAAGTTGCATAGTGTACCACAGGTGTAGTAATTCTTCTACAACTTGTGTGATCAGGAAACCAATTATCATCGGGTACCCAACTTATATTTCTGTTGCTAGAACTTGAATCAGCACAGCATGCTATACTCAAAATGCCTGCaaaattattacatataaaagATTTGACAGTTTATTCAACGGTAGGTATCAGTTTGAAACATTGTGACAATTTGATATGCCCAAAACATGCAGATGAAGTTATCTTAATCTTATATTTACATCCCTAAAAATAAGATCCGCCTTTATTAGTATCAGATTAAGAatgaatacaaattaattaaagttgTCAGCCTCAACCTAAAATATTGACCTGGGTTTTCAGGCTTAGAATTCACACAGAACAAGATCAATCTTGGGGATCAAGCTACATACAACCAAACTGAaccaaaaattaatgaaaaaagagaatagTAAAAGCAGCAAAGTGCACATATAAGTTTATGTACTGACCTTTTTGTGCACAAGTAGATCCTATCAGAATAATAAGGCAAATTGTGAAACATTCAACAAGTCTTGAAAATCTACTTTCCAATCCCTCCATCATCATCTCTTCTTAAATGGCACAGGCCCCACTGAGTTAACAAATTCATAATCGAATCAACTTGCCTCTCAGTAAACTTCCACCAAGCATAAACTTGATCACAACCAAAACATAAAATCCTGCAAAACCTTTTCAGGACTTGATCCTAGAGGAATCTTTGTCAGCGAAAGAGCATAAAAAACGACACTATAAAGCTATGAAGAAAAAAAGGGTTGGTGACAAGTTGTGTTTGACTTCAAAGATGGGAAATTACAGGAGCATAGAGAGGAAGATGACAGAGACATATGAATTAGAATAATACAAAAGTTGATAATAatttgtatgtataatattaagattaattagTATTAATGTATTGTTTAGGTGGTGGAGGGcaatctatatattttaaaaacttattagtttaaaataataagGCGGAGGGATCCTTCATCTTTGTCCTCCTTCGTCCCTCTCCTTGTCTGTTACTATCTTCTCAACATCATCAACCCAATTGCCCTTTTGCCTTCTCTAGTTTAAACTCTTAATGCATCTTCCTGTTCAAGCTTGTTGGTTAATTATCATTGGCAGAAGTGCTCTGAAAAACTAAGGAACTTAAATTCTGGAAATGGCCAAATAATTTTTACTGGCAGTCCACTTTCTATGTGAAAGATCATTAAACACGAAAAGGGAATATCCTTTAGTAGTCGAATACTAATTATAAACCAGAAATATTTGGTTTTGTAGCTTTCTTTCTAGGGGAGTAGGGACAATATCTCCAGAAATTTATGGCTTTGCAACACTTGTaaatttccttcattttctcGGGAAAATGACAATTACTACTAAATGTCAACCTCAGGACAGAGAATTGTTACATTGTAACCATTTGTAATGTAAtgaaaatgacatcgtttttgTTAGTCAAATTAACCTATATTTCCTTTTgtctcaattttattaataatactaataGCTAGCTGTAGTCATTATTGTTATTCCTGATCCTGGAATGTTGCGATTCTTCCAAAGCTTAATCCCTGTTTATACTCATTCTCTTCATTGTTTACTGAGTCATCCCAGGGTTTCAGAAGTTTAAATTGACTTGAGACAACTCATTTTGTTCATCTAATTTTATACGTAATAATCATAggttttattatgataatatttccGACTCAATCTTTATATAATagttattcttataatttattgcACAGATTCACCTCTTAGTCTTCTTTTTCACAAATGATGTTGGTTTTAATGACAACTATGTCAGTTAGAGCAGCGTACATAGGCCAAGGTTTTTAATATCGTGAATTTCACAAACGACGGGAGAGTTATCTCCTTATTGTGTTTCTCTTCGGACAACAACTTGGAGTCCTTGACGTCATTTAATGCTTGATTCTAGTAGGGCACTTGGATTCCCTACAACTCTTCTAGCTCCAATGCTTGTTTCTAAATGAGTTGGTCATCTTGTTCGAGCTTGCCTACACCTTTTAAGATTGTTCGAGTGTTTCCCTTTCCTAGGCCTTGAGTTTGTTCCAAGGGTCATCTTTTGTGACTTTTGgagtttgattcaataattaGTTCACTAGCTTTCTTTTACTTCAAACCCACCATCCTTCGTCTTTAAATCCACATAGGGAAATTGCATAGATTGAGATGAAACTCTTTGATCTCCATCTGGGTCAACAATGGAACTCGTTGTCGAAGACCTTGAAACTGCTCTTGCTCTCCTTCCTATAAGACTTTCCTTTGTCAACTGGGCTCTGATCCTCTTTCTATTCTATAGCTATCTATTGAATTGAGGTCGGTGCCAATAGAAGAATGGAATCAAGAATCAATTGAGTTACTCCTTTTGCTTTTTGTTCGAGTGCTCGGAAAAAACATGCAGCCACTATTTCCATAAAACCTCATCTAATTCCTAGActtaaaagaacaaaagaatGAATTTC
It contains:
- the LOC123194366 gene encoding nodulation receptor kinase-like, with product MMMEGLESRFSRLVECFTICLIILIGSTCAQKGILSIACCADSSSSNRNISWVPDDNWFPDHTSCRRITTPVVHYATYDKVRAFNISTGKRCYNFTTNKDQVYLIRGTFLYGDREGTPLGSSINVWFGVTPLSVVNSSEDSVVEGIFRAVDDQTNFCLVKNKGNLYISLLELRPLNETEYLNGQSSSILKVVGRFDLGRSDKENRYPDDPYDRIWIPKLNSDPTTSSISSNTIIFGNASTVTVPFQVLQTALNTSSDHLTFLQTDLDLGEYNYTINLYFLELNDSVKNSGQRMFDIYINKQKKQGKFDILAGGSNYAKVVLNVTANGYLNLTLVKVPNGSEFGPICNAYEILQMRALVQGTNEEDVNVIVKVRDELKMDNEKMEMWEIWSGDPCLPIPWEGLTCNSINGSSVITELNLPSRKLQGVFPPSITELVHLEKLNLSYNEFTNGIPRFPASSVLRSVDLSHNDFNGSLPESLILLPHLKTLFFGCNPHLDTPSTFNSSRFTTDNGTCSSQGSTKKRIIIGSVACGTTLFTIAVGIVLFCFCKRKLLARRTLDGKRYPMTKNVIFSLPSMDDGVMSIAIQSYTLEHIENATQKYKILIGEGGFGSVYRGTLPDGQEVAVKVRSSTSTQGTREFENELNLLSAIRHENLVPLLGYCCENDQQILVYPFMSNGSLQDRLYGEAAKRKTLDWPTRLSIALGAARGLMYLHTFPGRSVIHRDVKSSNILLDHSMCAKVADFGFSKYAPQEGDSGVSLEVRGTAGYLDPEYYSTQHLSAKSDVFSFGVVLLEIISGREPLNIKRPRNEWSLVEWAKPYIRESKIEEIVDPSIKGGYHAEAMWRMVEVALACIEPFSAYRPCMADIVRELEDALIIENNASEYMKSIDSIGGYSLGGSNRYSIVMEKRSIIPPTPSPTEPSPVNTQDLAPPEPR